DNA from Nymphaea colorata isolate Beijing-Zhang1983 chromosome 4, ASM883128v2, whole genome shotgun sequence:
ATGATATTTTGTGTAGTTGAACAGgccaataaaaaataattagtcAACATCCAACCTTCTGGTATTAAAATATTCTAGCAATTACATTAGGTTTAGCTGATGATGATGTAATTATCAATATATGTATCCAGGCCCTCGAGGCTATGATGCGACGctgcattttttaaattagaatTAAAGTAttctaaattatttttaaaattcacaaaatcatttaaaatatGGGGCGATACAGGCTACCTACTAAGAATTTGTACCGGCGAAACAACATTGTTTGACAAAAAACTTGCTTCCGCTTAACCGTGCAAAATTTATGCCTTTTTTTAATAATGTCAAAAGGTTTGGtgcattttatttatttctatgttttctgaaaattgtaattttataattatttttttaccagtataaaccaatgaaaataaatgagtaaAATTTATGATTTGTGAGATACCATTTATCCGAATCAGTCACCAAAACACAGAAATgcggcaaaaaagaaaaagaaaacaaaataagcaaagaaaaaaaatacccaaaaaaaaaagagaaaatgcatAGCTAATAAGCGGCAGAGTGCAATCGCTGGCCGAGGTAAATGCAAGATACAAATCAGCACCAGCTCCTAAAGAGCTGATCAGAATCAAACTGAGCTCATCAACCCGACCAACTACGCTAAgccttttagagagagaaagagaaagaggccCTTCTCCAAAAGCCCGACACCCTTAGCCCTTGACCCTCCAACACTAATAGGAGTGTTGGGTAACACTTATGAGGATCTAACCTGAGACATAGAAtgtgagagagagtgagagtatAAACTTTGAAAATGTATAAACTTTTTAAATGAAACATTAATTAGGAGAGGTAGGTTTTGAAATGAAGCATATTTGTGAGAGATAGGTGTGCACAGGAATTAGGATAAAGTTCTTTAGTTTCTccattagaaaagaaaattagattgTCTAGAAAACTCGTTCAGAGAACCTAATCTGCATTCCATGTGAGTCACATTTTAATGATCCAAATGCCAAAAAAGAAAGCCACCACCACTAGGTAAAATTCTTTgtcattttcagaaaaaaaaaatgcaaacaatcTTTACTATGACCATCCCCCTAATCAAGCTTCAGTGATTATTTAGATATAAGTTAAGAAAATTCTGCTTTCCAAAATAGAATGTTGCACAAACAATAAATGGGGGTTAGGCGAGCACATGTTTGAGCAACCTTGACTTGGTTAACTACCTTAtaatttattatgatttttaaattaaataacgATTTTAATTAATTGAGCTGCCTTGAGTCGATACGAAAATTCAGTAACTTGGCTGAAGTTATGATGGATAGGCTTGGGCTGATGCCCCGCCCGGTTCGATCAGGGTCGGGTtcaggccggcccgatgctCAAAACTCGAGCttggttaattaaaaaaaaaaactaaaataaatttcaaatataaaatatatttctaatgataattatatgttattattaagtaaaagtaatataaaaaataaatcaaactcGTTGAGCTGATTCAAGCAGGCCTATACATTGTCGAGTTGACTCgaacagaattttttttgagcCCGATCGAACCAAGTACCGAGTATCTGTCTAGTACTCCAACCCGATGCACTAAAATTTTATGATATAACCCCACGTAGTTACCGAATCAACCCTCCGACCTCACCACTGATCTCAGCATTGAGTCTAATTAGTTTGCCGACACCCGCAGAAGCTCATATCTGCGTCCGCCAACGCGGCCAAGGGAGTCCTGGGCAACCAATGCTATTAATTGGAGTTGAGCAATCCTTTTCAGTTGacaattcctttcctttccagtCAGCAGAAACGCTGTGATGCGGTTTCTCAGACCAACTGTGGGTAAAATTCTCTAACAGACGCTTTCTCAGTTGTTCTGCGATAGCttcaagaggaggaagaagaagggggagAAGAAGGCTCACACAACAACATGAGGGGAGACTTGTCAGCCATTCTTTTCCTGCTGGTGCTCCTATTCTCTGTGGCCATCTTCAATTCTTACAATGGCAGTGGCACAAGCTCCTCCGTCCTCCCCTTCTTTCGTCTCTCCTCTGTGACTATGTCTGCCCTCGCTCCCACTGATTCTGCTCCAACAACTATGCCTGCCCCGGCTCCCACTGATTCCGCTTCCGCAACTATGTCTTCCCCAACTCCTGCCGATTCTGCTGCTGCACCGATGCCTGGGTCTGCCCCTGCACCTGTGCCTGAGTCCGTCCCTGAAATGCCCAACGCCACACCCAGCACCGTCTCCAATGCTTCAGCGATTACAGTAGGAATCTTACTGCCTCGATTAATTAAActctctatcttcttctttcatagaTCAACTGAAAGGGCCAACCAGATTCTCTGACTGTTACTTCTGTCTCCGGCTGCAGGAGAAGACGAGAAGCAGCGTTGTTGAGATGAGCAGGTTGGAGAAGATGGAGGAGGGCCTTGCCAGGTCGAGGGCTGCCATTAGAAGGGCCGTTCTGGGGCGAAACTACACTTCTGATCGGAAGCGCCGGGGCTTCGTGCCGAGGGGGTCCATCTACCACAACTCTTACGCATTTCATCAGTAATCAACTTTTCTTTGCCTAATTCTtttaaagaaaggaagagaagttTCTCAACATATCATTTGTATGCTACATTTAAATCGTTTTACTTAGATGTATAAATGGTAGTTTATACTAAACTGAAAAAGATTCATTAACTCCTATTATTATAGATGATATACATGAACTATCATGCATTGTACTATAATAAACAGGAGCTACGTAGAGATGGAGAAGAGGCTGAAGATATGGATCTACAAGGAAGGGGAGCCACCCATTTTCCACGATGGTTCTAGCATGGGCCTGTATTCGATAGAGGGCCAATTCATCCAAGAGATGGACAAGAAGAGGCTGCCCTTCATCACCAATGATCCAGAGCAGGCCTTGCTCTACTTCCTCCCATTCAGTGTTGAAAGAATGGTCAGGTTCTTTTACAAGAAGGGCAGTACTGTGAACGTTGTAAAACTCATCTCGGTCGTGATCAGTGATTATGTCCAGGTGGTAGCAAACAAATACTCGTATTGGAACAGCTCCAACGGTGCAGATCATTTCATGGTTGCCTGCCATGACTGGGTAAATCAAACCATCCACCACTTTTCtttagctttttcttttaatatcttCACCAGTTATATGCATTTGCAACAACGAATATGTTTGCCCTACTGTGATTGGTAAACCGAAGACGTGATCAAATATGACAACTAATACCCACATTCAAGAAATCATATAATAGTCACAGGTCTTTGTAAACATATTCATCCTTAATTTGCTACACAACTTGtgctttgtttattttttatgatgaaCAAACATCGTCCTTGTCCTTCTTTGCTTTTAAGACATTAAATTCCAAGCACATCTGCCCACGGTTGCTGATGACCAAGACAACGTATAACACGGAGCCCCCTCCCAGAAGCTCGGTCGATCGGTCACCAAAGATCTTAAATTTCAGACCTCGCAAACTCACACCAAGGAACGTTTTCTCCAGCAAACCAGGCCATTAAGACTCATTCACCATTATTGATGCAAATGAGCCCATCCTCAAACATTTCCCAATGAAGAGTACGGTCTTAACATTAAAAGTATGAGCTGCACTTTCCATTTTTTAAGTACGTGAAGGAAGTAGATAGCCTGCAGATTCCGATTCATTTCATTACTAAACTGGACGTGATGAATCATTAATTGCCTAATTTTCTTGACATTATGTGACTATGGGTTTCCAAACTGGTGTCAGTTTAGGATACTGTAAAAATTATTATCTAGAATAGATTTTATCTTGAATTACCAACAAGATCTGCATGAACGGTGTTACTGTGCTGATCATTTTACCGATGTTTAGGCGCCAAAAGCTACAGTAAAAGAAGAAGTAGTCAGAAGTTTGATCAGGGTGATGTGCAATGCCAACACCTCAGAAGGCTTCAACCCTAGAAAGGATGCACCACTCCCCGAATTCAACTTCATGTTTCGTCTCCCCACCGTCGTCCGAGTCCCAACTCCACC
Protein-coding regions in this window:
- the LOC116253369 gene encoding probable glycosyltransferase At5g20260; translated protein: MRGDLSAILFLLVLLFSVAIFNSYNGSGTSSSVLPFFRLSSVTMSALAPTDSAPTTMPAPAPTDSASATMSSPTPADSAAAPMPGSAPAPVPESVPEMPNATPSTVSNASAITEKTRSSVVEMSRLEKMEEGLARSRAAIRRAVLGRNYTSDRKRRGFVPRGSIYHNSYAFHQSYVEMEKRLKIWIYKEGEPPIFHDGSSMGLYSIEGQFIQEMDKKRLPFITNDPEQALLYFLPFSVERMVRFFYKKGSTVNVVKLISVVISDYVQVVANKYSYWNSSNGADHFMVACHDWAPKATVKEEVVRSLIRVMCNANTSEGFNPRKDAPLPEFNFMFRLPTVVRVPTPPSSKRMLAFFAGGNHGSVRKFLFEQWDGKDPQIQIFQRLAVGQNYREYMMNAKYCLCPSGYEVASPRLTESILAGCVPVPISDGYVLPFSDVLDWSQFSVRIPVQKIPKLKEILSNIPEHSYLKLQANVMKVQKHFVINDPPKRFDVVHMLFHSIWLRRLNLRLYDL